A region from the Lycium barbarum isolate Lr01 chromosome 8, ASM1917538v2, whole genome shotgun sequence genome encodes:
- the LOC132607281 gene encoding probable inactive leucine-rich repeat receptor-like protein kinase At3g03770 yields the protein MEKDFGLKVLLVVQFVLLSISLSHQLQSSQANTLLRIQDLLNYPNALSSWKNDTDFCNTEPSSTVTVICYEESITQLHIIGENGASKLPKNFSIDSFVTTIVKLPSLKVLRLVSLGLWGPLPNKLSRLSSLEILDLSSNFFHSKIPQEISSLTSLQTLILDGNKFTGRLPNGLGSLVVLAVLSVKNNSLQGHLPDTLGDLHNLRVLVLSRNNFTGDVPDFSNLENLQELDLEDNFLGPKFPQVSSKIGSIILRKNKFTAGIPEKAQSYHHLEHMDISSNRFMGPFPPYLLSLPSITYLNVAENKLTGMLFEDNQCNAGLDFVDLSTNLLSGKLPNCLFSGSKQRIVRFSNNCLATTGDRTQHPFSFCQNEALAVGILPHHHKHKVVLALIICGSIIGGIVLVCVTIIVVRKFLAKIAAPKKTTRSIVENASSTYTSELFTAAKGYVTRATKMGSLSLPSYRTFSPQELKVATNNFDAATFIGNNSDDQIYRGQLKDGSYIAIRCLKTKRNTSSQNFMHHIELMPKLRHHHLVSTLGHCFECYLDDSSVSRIFLVFEYVTNGTLRSWISDKHAKRRLTWTQRVAAAIGVARGIQFLHTGIVPGIFSNNLKITDILLDQDLVAKICSYNLPILAENVKENFQNLSSGSKELKSARANYEEKVDVFDFGVILLEIISGRQINTKNEVRVTQNQLQESIMANVVSRKNVIDPAIRDSCSDESLKTMIEICCRCLVQDTEDRPSVEDVIWYLQFAAQVEDTWRRDSSSSDASPISHLYNLKPNLSRNSNSLPV from the exons ATGGAAAAAGACTTTGGACTTAAAGTTCTTCTAGTTGTGCAATTTGTATTGCTCTCAATCAGCTTATCACATCAACTCCAATCTTCACAAGCAAATACTCTATTGAGGATTCAAGATCTTCTGAACTATCCAAATGCTTTGAGTAGTTGGAAAAATGACACTGATTTCTGTAACACTGAGCCAAGTTCAACTGTTACTGTTATCTGCTATGAGGAAAGCATAACTCAGCTTCATATAATAGGGGAAAATGGGGCTTCAAAGTTACCAAAAAACTTCTCGATCGATTCGTTTGTCACTACTATTGTTAAGCTTCCAAGTTTGAAAGTTCTAAGATTAGTTTCTCTTGGTTTATGGGGGCCATTGCCTAATAAACTTTCTAGACTTTCATCATTGGAGATACTAGACCTTAGTTCAAATTTCTTTCATAGTAAGATACCTCAAGAAATTTCATCGTTAACGAGCCTCCAAACTTTAATCCTAGATGGAAATAAGTTCACTGGAAGACTTCCAAATGGACTTGGTTCACTTGTTGTTTTGGCGGTTTTGAGTGTGAAGAACAATTCTTTACAAGGACATTTACCCGATACGTTGGGAGATTTGCATAATCTTCGCGTACTTGTACTTTCGAGGAATAATTTTACTGGTGATGTGCCGGACTTTAGTAATCTAGAAAACCTTCAAGAACTAGACTTGGAAGATAATTTTCTTGGACCGAAATTTCCACAAGTTAGCAGCAAAATTGGAAGCATTATACTAAGGAAAAATAAGTTCACTGCAGGAATTCCGGAGAAAGCTCAATCCTATCATCACCTTGAACATATGGATATTTCTTCAAACAGATTTATGGGTCCGTTTCCTCCGTATTTGCTGTCCTTGCCATCGATCACTTATCTTAACGTTGCTGAAAACAAGTTAACGGGGATGCTTTTTGAAGATAATCAATGCAATGCCGGATTAGATTTTGTGGATTTATCGACTAATCTATTGAGTGGAAAATTACCTAATTGCCTTTTTTCTGGTTCTAAGCAAAGGATCGTGCGTTTCTCTAACAACTGTTTAGCAACAACTGGAGACAGAACTCAACATCCGTTTTCTTTCTGTCAGAATGAGGCGTTGGCTGTTGGTATCTTACCtcatcatcataaacataaagTGGTTCTTGCTTTGATCATTTGTGGTAGCATTATTGGTGGAATCGTTCTAGTTTGCGTGACTATTATAGTAGTCAGAAAGTTTCTTGCAAAGATAGCTGCACCGAAGAAAACAACAAGATCAATAGTAGAAAATGCATCATCTACCTATACATCAGAATTATTCACAGCTGCAA AAGGATATGTTACTCGAGCAACAAAGATGGGATCACTTAGCCTTCCATCTTATCGGACCTTTTCACCGCAAGAGCTTAAGGTGGCAACAAACAACTTTGATGCAGCAACTTTTATAGGCAACAATTCTGACGACCAG ATATACAGAGGTCAGCTGAAAGATGGTTCATACATTGCCATTAGATGCCTGAAAACGAAACGAAACACCAGTAGTCAAAATTTTATGCATCATATAGAATTGATGCCAAAACTTAGACATCATCATCTGGTCAGCACTCTTGGACACTGCTTTGAGTGTTATTTGGATGATTCGAGCGTTAGCAGAATATTTCTCGTCTTTGAGTATGTAACAAATGGGACATTAAGGAGCTGGATCTCTG ATAAACATGCTAAACGAAGGCTAACGTGGACACAACGTGTAGCAGCTGCTATAGGAGTAGCAAGGGGAATACAGTTTTTGCATACTGGAATTGTACCTGGTATATTTTCAAATAATTTGAAGATAACAGATATATTGTTGGATCAGGACCTTGTTGCCAAAATTTGCAGCTATAATTTGCCTATTCTGGCTGAGAATGTAAAG GAAAACTTTCAAAATTTATCTAGTGGTTCTAAGGAGCTGAAGAGTGCAAG GGCTAATTATGAAGAGAAGGTGGATGTATTTGACTTTGGAGTGATATTATTGGAGATAATTAGTGGGAGGCAGATAAATACCAAGAATGAAGTGAGAGTTACACAAAATCAG TTGCAAGAGAGCATAATGGCTAATGTAGTGTCAAGAAAGAATGTGATTGATCCGGCAATTAGAGATTCATGCTCAGACGAATCATTGAAGACAATGATAGAGATTTGCTGCAGGTGTTTGGTACAAGATACAGAAGATAGGCCCTCAGTTGAAGATGTAATATGGTATTTGCAGTTTGCTGCTCAAGTTGAGGATACATGGAGAAGGGACTCCTCAAGTAGTGATGCCTCTCCAATTTCCCATCTCTACAACCTTAAACCCAACTTGTCACGCAATAGCAATAGCCTGCCTGTGTGA
- the LOC132607283 gene encoding putative F-box protein At1g32420, protein MTTAAFYKMNMKSSRKVTSIPQEIIFEIFSLLPVKSLMRFRCISKVYNSLVSETDFVSIHQSRSMTRIGGIKLLAREREGFYTIEQNEDGEASLLHIEYLDVLDDYIGSRNLFECVNGLFCFSTWHQPAIIINPSTREIRFLPKIDVNRYCYCSLGYEPEEKIYKVLYTRFEAFESHARNWIFTLGMDKSWREIESFFLFPRLNEGVCINGVIYMLDSFYQRKRIVAFDVKAESFRTITLPCALPDGVDSYHPHGVDSCHLIEVKGKLSVLENMTDENFNLWILGNGQLQIWERDTITSSPGLPRMNFCSHTYDGEIIFVAEVEGDKFTYFSYDITTKSWRKCEVQGSQREYSIKGIYRCVENLYPLEKCLVNAR, encoded by the coding sequence ATGACTACAGCCGCCTTCTACAAGATGAATATGAAGTCATCCAGAAAAGTAACATCAATTCCCCAAGAAATAATCTTTGAAATATTTTCATTGCTTCCCGTCAAGTCTTTAATGCGTTTCAGGTGCATTTCAAAAGTTTACAACTCTCTTGTGTCTGAGACAGATTTCGTGTCTATTCATCAATCCCGCTCTATGACTCGTATTGGGGGAATCAAATTGCTTGCGCGCGAAAGAGAAGGTTTTTACACTATAGAACAAAACGAAGATGGTGAAGCCTCCCTTCTTCATATTGAGTATCTTGATGTACTCGACGACTATATTGGTTCGAGAAACCTTTTCGAGTGTGTTAATGGTCTATTTTGCTTCTCGACGTGGCACCAACCTGCTATAATTATCAATCCCAGTACAAGAGAAATACGATTTCTTCCTAAAATAGATGTGAATCGCTATTGTTACTGTTCATTAGGTTATGAACCAGAAGAAAAGATTTATAAAGTTCTTTATACGAGATTCGAAGCTTTCGAGTCACACGCAAGAAACTGGATTTTCACTTTAGGCATGGACAAATCTTGGAGGGAGATTGAAAGCTTTTTCCTGTTTCCTCGATTGAACGAGGGAGTTTGCATTAATGGAGTTATCTATATGCTTGATTCTTTTTATCAGAGAAAAAGAATAGTTGCTTTCGATGTGAAAGCCGAAAGTTTCAGAACTATTACATTACCTTGTGCTTTACCTGATGGGGTGGATTCTTATCACCCTCATGGGGTGGATTCTTGTCACCTAATAGAAGTGAAAGGGAAATTATCCGTCCTTGAAAATATGACGGATGAAAATTTTAATTTGTGGATTTTAGGAAATGGTCAACTTCAAATATGGGAGAGGGATACCATTACTAGTTCTCCAGGGTTACCTAGAATGAATTTTTGTTCCCATACATATGATGGGGAGATTATATTCGTCGCTGAAGTGGAGGGCGATAAATTCACttacttctcttatgatatcACAacaaaaagttggagaaaatgcGAAGTCCAAGGATCTCAAAGAGAATATTCGATTAAAGGCATTTATAGATGTGTAGAAAACCTCTACCCATTGGAAAAATGTTTAGTGAATGCAAGGTAA
- the LOC132607285 gene encoding uncharacterized protein LOC132607285 yields the protein MDCTLKISSLSVSFPKFSPIYRTGLFSAKPNLTNFQKNAIFGSPSPPRAMPNALGDAHRKISSLESLFCYDKSVPEERIEKPTGLSLAKKNTGDNPHCPECEAKGAVLCATCSGSGLYVDSIMESQGIIVKVRCLGCGGSGNIMCLECGGRGHL from the exons ATGGATTGTACACTAAAGATATCATCTTTGTCAGTTAGTTTCCCCAAATTTTCACCAATATATCGCACAGGCTTGTTTTCTGCAAAACCCAATTTGACAAATTTCCAGAAAAATGCCATTTTTGGATCTCCCTCACCACCACGA GCAATGCCAAATGCTTTAGGCGATGCTCACAGAAAAATAAGCAGTCTTGAATCTCTGTTTTGCTATGATAAATCTGTACCCGAGGAAAGAATTGAGAAGCCAACTGGATTGTCCTTGGCCAAGAAGAATACTGGAGATAATCCTCATTGTCCCGAGTGTGAAGCAAAAGGTGCTGTCCTTTGTGCTACCTGCTCGGGTTCGGGCCTATATGTTGATTCTATAATGGAAAGCCAGGGGATAATTGTCAAAGTTAGATGCTTAG GTTGTGGAGGTTCTGGTAACATAATGTGCTTAGAATGTGGAGGACGAGGTCATCTCTGA
- the LOC132605467 gene encoding putative F-box protein At1g19160 codes for MKFLRKVPAIPREIIFEVFSWLPVKSLTRFRCVSKICNSLVSELDFVNIHQCRSVTRPGGTKLLAREKNALYIIEQDGVGKASFLHIDDFDELCTSFGSTATNLECVNGLFCCWRTGQQPILICNPSTRKVRFLPSIDVNHVMCHYSFGFEPEEKVYKVLFTCIESFTNGYSDIYTRNWVFTLGGTNISWKEIENIPQFYCFTGGVCINGVICLLNGFHRKKNIVAFDLKTESSRAITLWEALHHTKLQYNLMEVKGKLAILENKKNGEFNLWILEKDQHEEWERHIIIGFPLVYKEMKFHSMHFCPPTYDGEIIFVDKVSCKKFSYLSYDITRKTWRKRQVKGLLEKYSIEGIYRCVESLFPLKTFCNQV; via the coding sequence ATGAAGTTTTTGAGGAAAGTACCAGCAATTCCTCGAGAGATAATCTTTGAAGTATTTTCATGGCTTCCCGTCAAGTCTTTAACGCGTTTCAGGTGCGTTTCAAAAATTTGTAACTCCCTTGTATCCGAATTGGATTTCGTGAATATTCATCAATGTCGCTCTGTGACTCGCCCTGGCGGAACCAAACTGCTTGCGCGCGAAAAAAACGCTTTGTACATTATAGAACAAGACGGAGTTGGAAAAGCCTCCTTTCTTCATATTGATGATTTTGATGAACTCTGCACCTCTTTCGGTTCGACTGCTACCAACTTGGAATGTGTTAATGGTTTGTTTTGTTGCTGGAGGACAGGACAACAACCTATTTTAATTTGCAATCCCAGTACAAGAAAAGTAAGATTTCTTCCCAGCATAGATGTGAATCATGTTATGTGTCACTATTCATTTGGCTTTGAACCAGAAGAAAAGGTTTATAAAGTTCTATTCACGTGCATTGAATCCTTCACGAACGGGTATTCAGATATATACACAAGAAATTGGGTTTTCACTTTGGGTGGCACAAACATTTCGTGGAAGGAGATCGAAAACATTCCCCAATTTTATTGTTTTACGGGGGGAGTTTGCATCAATGGAGTTATTTGTCTATTGAATGGTTTTCATCGCAAGAAAAATATAGTTGCATTCGATTTGAAAACCGAAAGTTCCAGAGCTATTACATTGTGGGAAGCTTTACACCACACCAAACTTCAGTATAACTTAATGGAAGTGAAAGGAAAATTAGCCATCCTTGAAAATAAGAAGAATGGAGAATTTAATTTGTGGATTTTAGAAAAGGATCAACATGAAGAATGGGAGAGGCATATCATTATTGGCTTTCCCTTGGTTTATAAGGAGATGAAATTCCATAGTATGCATTTTTGTCCTCCGACATACGATGGTGAAATTATATTCGTTGATAAAGTGAGTTGCAAGAAGTTCTCTTACTTATCTTATGATATTACAAGAAAAACTTGGAGAAAACGTCAAGTAAAGGGATTGCTTGAAAAATATTCTATTGAAGGCATTTATAGATGCGTAGAAAGCCTCTTCCCATTAAAAACATTTTGCAATCAAGTTTGA
- the LOC132607282 gene encoding protein PLANT CADMIUM RESISTANCE 10 — MGGNKSYSPPPYIPLDQSDAEALQVSTTEQNQQGKNDDHAQWSSGICACFDDPQSCFIGLLCPCFLFGKNAQFLGSGTLMGSCTTHFILWALFNSICCFLTEGILLGLPGCFVACYACGYRKTLRSKYNLQEAPCGDFATHFFCHLCAICQEYREIRERSGDSNSSDLSLVAVTAPQVQKMETTPANEKISH, encoded by the exons ATGGGAGGGAACAAGAGTTATTCACCTCCACCTTATATTCCTTTGGATCAGTCAGATGCAGAAGCACTACAAGTTTCTACTACAGAACAAAACCAACAGGGCAAAAATGATGACCATGCTCAGTGGAGTTCTGGAATCTGTGCTTGTTTTGATGATCCACAGAGCT GTTTTATTGGACTTCTTTGCCCTTGCTTTCTGTTTGGAAAAAACGCACAGTTCTTGGGATCAGGAACCTTGATGGGATCATGTACGACTCACTTTATTTTGTGGGCACTTTTCAACTCAATTTGCTGCTTCTTAACTGAAGGCATTCTTCTCGGTTTGCCTGGATGCTTTGTTGCATGTTATGCCTGTGGCTATCGAAAGACACTGAGATCAAAGTACAATCTTCAG GAAGCCCCATGTGGAGATTTTGCGACACACTTTTTCTGCCACTTGTGTGCCATATGCCAGGAGTACCGAGAGATCCGTGAAAGATCTGGAGACTCAAACTCGTCTGATCTTAGCTTAGTGGCAGTGACAGCCCCTCAAGTTCAGAAGATGGAAACAACTCCTGCAAATGAAAAAATATCCCATTAA